In the genome of Cryptomeria japonica chromosome 8, Sugi_1.0, whole genome shotgun sequence, one region contains:
- the LOC131048327 gene encoding non-specific lipid transfer protein GPI-anchored 9, with protein sequence MRARFPFTVLFGTIVMILMLGNGYGEGESNSTSSCVNSLIPCTAYVTNASAAKPPSSCCGPLLSALVKQTQCLCNLLNSNAIASLGVTNVSEALDLPAKCGSNLTTSICTTKENGNKETPSNGTTPSQGDTSASASSSHLPTAEVLALFLMALLLSPKILDF encoded by the exons ATGAGGGCAAGATTTCCATTCACAGTGCTTTTTGGCACAATTGTGATGATTTTAATGTTGGGAAATGGGTATGGGGAGGGAGAAAGCAACAGTACTTCTTCATGTGTGAACTCACTAATACCATGCACTGCATATGTGACCAATGCCAGTGCAGCCAAGCCCCCTTCTTCTTGCTGTGGTCCTTTGCTGAGTGCTCTTGTGAAGCAAACACAATGTCTCTGTAATTTGCTGAATTCTAATGCCATAGCCTCCTTAGGGGTCACCAATGTTTCTGAAGCACTGGATTTGCCTGCAAAGTGTGGCAGTAACCTGACAACAAGCATTTGTACTACAAAAG AAAATGGCAACAAAGAGACTCCTAGCAATGGCACCACCCCATCACAAG GAGATACTAGTGCCTCTGCTTCCTCAAGCCATCTTCCAACCGCAGAAGTATTAGCCCTATTCTTAATGGCCTTGCTTCTATCACCCAAAATTTTAGACTTCTAG